Proteins encoded by one window of Candidatus Zixiibacteriota bacterium:
- a CDS encoding succinate dehydrogenase cytochrome b subunit → MATNQISRVTDTKVIPEPPTMTSIVRKFWMAVSGVIILTFVVGHMLGNLQVFLGPDQINAYAQKLRAVPALLWAVRVFFLVWALVHVVDGAVLWLRNRQSRPQTYVKQRFQEATLASRTMIWTGLAIFFFIVYHLLHYTLFVTNPEYAGLTLPDGHHNVYAMLVQGFQNPLISVVYILAIFFLAVHLTHSISSFFQTFGWTRTELQPIFRGIAWTAAAIIFIGYVSIPIGVLTGIIAPMAERGF, encoded by the coding sequence ATGGCGACAAATCAGATCAGTCGTGTCACCGACACAAAAGTCATCCCCGAGCCGCCGACCATGACCTCGATCGTGCGCAAGTTCTGGATGGCCGTCTCGGGGGTTATTATCCTTACTTTCGTGGTCGGGCACATGCTGGGGAACCTCCAGGTGTTCCTGGGTCCCGACCAGATCAACGCCTACGCGCAGAAGCTCCGGGCGGTTCCGGCGCTCTTGTGGGCGGTCCGGGTGTTCTTTCTCGTCTGGGCGCTGGTGCACGTGGTCGACGGCGCCGTGCTGTGGCTCCGCAACCGCCAGTCGCGGCCGCAGACCTATGTCAAACAGCGGTTCCAGGAGGCGACGCTGGCCTCGCGGACGATGATCTGGACGGGGCTGGCGATCTTCTTCTTCATCGTCTACCACCTTCTCCACTACACGCTGTTTGTGACGAACCCGGAGTATGCCGGTCTGACGCTCCCGGACGGCCATCACAATGTCTATGCGATGCTCGTGCAGGGGTTCCAGAACCCGCTCATCTCGGTTGTGTACATTCTCGCGATCTTCTTCCTCGCCGTGCACCTCACCCACTCCATTTCGAGTTTCTTCCAGACGTTCGGCTGGACGCGCACGGAGCTGCAGCCGATTTTCCGCGGGATCGCCTGGACGGCCGCGGCCATCATCTTCATCGGCTATGTCAGCATCCCGATCGGCGTGCTGACGGGGATCATCGCGCCGATGGCGGAAAGGGGGTTTTGA